The Corynebacterium vitaeruminis DSM 20294 genome window below encodes:
- a CDS encoding glutamyl-tRNA reductase produces the protein MSVLVVGMSHRSAPVALLEQLSMDDAVRDSTARELVESPSLTEAMIVSTCNRLEVYAMTSSFHMGVNDVVQVLHNMSGVDMDTLRGYLYVRYADAAAEHMMVVAAGMDSMVVGEQQIIGQVRTAYQHATEIGTVGPALHGLVQASLHTGKRVHTETNIDDAGSSMVSFAVEEALGQMGLDPAAPEPLRGKTALVLGAGAMASLAATHLGKLGVSTLIIANRTHERAERLADHARQAGVNAEVVDFDDRAKTLHRVDIGVSATGANTFTIEGKDVDGLPAGHELMLIDLSMPRDIDDATATREGVRLVNIEKLHNVQREDSGSDGAAQRIVNEELAAYSSAQRVKDVAPAVSALRRHAAELVDSELSRLKSKIPDVSGDDYEEIQRTVRRVVDKLLHHPTVRVKELAATSGTLSYESALQEFFGLSEAMPERSVKVDVDELPDAEIVALGITDAERATAGMRTK, from the coding sequence GTGAGTGTGCTGGTTGTGGGAATGTCCCACCGGTCCGCACCGGTGGCGCTTCTGGAGCAGCTGAGCATGGACGATGCGGTGCGCGACTCCACGGCCAGGGAGCTCGTGGAAAGCCCGTCGCTGACCGAGGCCATGATCGTGTCCACGTGCAACCGGCTGGAGGTCTACGCGATGACCTCCAGCTTCCACATGGGCGTCAACGACGTGGTCCAGGTGCTGCACAACATGTCCGGCGTGGACATGGACACCCTGCGGGGATACCTCTATGTTCGCTACGCCGACGCCGCCGCCGAGCACATGATGGTGGTCGCGGCCGGCATGGACTCCATGGTGGTCGGCGAGCAGCAGATCATCGGCCAGGTGCGCACCGCCTACCAGCACGCCACGGAGATCGGCACGGTCGGTCCCGCGCTGCACGGGCTGGTGCAGGCCTCCCTGCACACCGGAAAGCGCGTGCACACCGAGACCAACATCGACGACGCGGGCTCCTCCATGGTCTCCTTCGCCGTCGAGGAGGCGCTCGGGCAGATGGGCCTCGACCCGGCCGCGCCCGAGCCGCTGCGGGGCAAGACCGCGCTGGTGCTCGGCGCGGGTGCCATGGCCTCGCTGGCCGCCACCCACCTGGGCAAGCTGGGCGTGTCCACGCTCATCATCGCCAACCGCACCCACGAGCGCGCCGAGCGCCTGGCCGACCATGCCCGCCAGGCGGGCGTCAACGCCGAGGTCGTGGACTTCGACGACCGCGCCAAGACCTTGCACCGCGTCGACATCGGGGTGTCCGCCACCGGCGCGAACACGTTCACCATCGAGGGCAAGGACGTCGACGGGCTGCCCGCGGGCCACGAGCTCATGCTCATCGACCTGTCCATGCCGCGCGACATCGACGACGCGACCGCGACCCGCGAGGGCGTGCGGCTGGTCAACATCGAGAAGCTGCACAACGTCCAGCGCGAGGACTCCGGCTCCGACGGCGCGGCGCAGCGCATCGTCAACGAGGAGCTCGCCGCGTACAGCTCCGCGCAGCGCGTCAAGGACGTCGCCCCCGCGGTGTCCGCTTTGCGACGCCATGCGGCGGAGCTCGTGGATTCGGAGCTTAGCCGCCTGAAGTCGAAGATCCCCGACGTCTCCGGCGATGACTACGAGGAGATCCAGCGCACCGTGCGCCGGGTCGTGGACAAGCTGCTCCACCACCCGACCGTGCGCGTAAAAGAGCTGGCGGCCACCTCCGGCACGCTGTCCTACGAGTCCGCGCTGCAGGAGTTCTTCGGGCTGAGCGAGGCGATGCCGGAGCGCTCGGTCAAGGTCGACGTCGACGAGCTTCCCGACGCCGAGATCGTGGCGCTGGGCATCACCGACGCCGAGCGCGCCACCGCCGGGATGCGCACCAAGTAG
- a CDS encoding uroporphyrinogen-III synthase, with product MSSTQVDQTTSPKVIFVGAGPGNPDLLTVRAREVLSMHALAVVDADILPGVRGIIASELPVPADKLKEYEDAYEELCEKARAAGARRKPAKPEPPTAAEITDVDEDESVERVVEILSSLLESGEDVIRLVQGNPLSDDRTLQEITAVQEKGLEFYIVPGMSLPATVPAFAGIALGSNYTEHAINGEDVDWDQLAASPMPLVLEANRDKLALISSELVSRGLPTTTPVTVTAHGTTRMQRSYDVTLRTLAKLDADLSGKLVITVGKSVDERSKYSWWESRPLFGWRVLVPRAKDQAGPMSTRLATHGAIPQEVPTISVEPPRNPAQMEKAIKGIVEGRYQWIVLTSVNAVRAVWDKITQFGLDSRAFAGVRIAAVGTKTANAIRDLGITPELLPPRSRQNAAGLVEVFPEYIEELDPVGRVLLPRADIATQVLVEGIEALGWEVDDVVAYRTVRAAPPSAEIRDMIKSGGFDAVCFTSASTVRNLVGIAGKPHNRTIIACIGPMTKAAAEELGLRVDVVPEVADVPSLVDALAAHVAKLRAAGQLPPPRKKRRARRKAAEKLAESTAAAEAAKHTDGGERSTLG from the coding sequence ATGAGCTCTACTCAGGTCGATCAGACCACCTCCCCGAAGGTGATTTTCGTCGGCGCAGGTCCGGGTAACCCCGACCTGCTGACCGTCCGCGCCCGCGAGGTGCTCAGCATGCACGCGCTCGCCGTGGTCGACGCGGACATCCTCCCCGGCGTGCGCGGCATCATCGCCTCCGAGCTGCCGGTGCCTGCCGACAAGCTCAAGGAGTACGAGGACGCCTACGAGGAGCTGTGCGAGAAGGCGCGCGCGGCGGGCGCCCGGCGCAAGCCCGCCAAGCCGGAGCCGCCGACCGCCGCGGAGATCACCGACGTGGACGAGGACGAGTCGGTCGAGCGCGTCGTGGAGATCCTCTCCTCGCTGCTGGAGTCGGGCGAGGACGTCATCCGCCTGGTCCAAGGCAACCCGCTCTCCGACGACCGCACGCTGCAGGAGATCACGGCGGTGCAGGAAAAGGGCCTAGAGTTCTACATCGTGCCGGGCATGTCGCTGCCGGCGACGGTGCCGGCGTTCGCGGGCATCGCGCTGGGTTCCAACTACACCGAGCACGCCATCAACGGTGAGGACGTGGACTGGGACCAGCTCGCGGCCTCGCCCATGCCGCTGGTGCTGGAGGCGAATCGGGACAAGCTCGCGCTCATCTCCTCGGAGCTGGTTTCGCGCGGCTTGCCGACGACTACGCCGGTGACCGTCACCGCGCACGGCACCACCCGGATGCAGCGCTCCTACGACGTCACCCTGCGCACGCTGGCGAAGCTCGACGCCGACCTGAGCGGGAAGCTGGTGATCACCGTGGGCAAGTCGGTGGACGAGCGCTCGAAGTACTCCTGGTGGGAGTCGCGCCCGCTGTTCGGCTGGCGCGTGCTGGTGCCGCGCGCGAAGGACCAGGCGGGCCCCATGTCGACGCGGCTGGCCACCCACGGCGCCATCCCGCAGGAGGTGCCGACGATCTCCGTCGAGCCGCCGCGCAACCCGGCGCAGATGGAGAAGGCGATCAAGGGCATCGTCGAGGGCCGCTACCAGTGGATCGTCCTGACCAGCGTCAACGCCGTGCGCGCCGTGTGGGACAAGATCACCCAGTTCGGGCTGGACTCCCGCGCGTTCGCGGGCGTGCGCATCGCCGCGGTGGGGACCAAGACCGCCAACGCGATCCGCGACCTGGGGATCACCCCGGAGCTCTTGCCGCCGCGCAGCCGCCAGAACGCGGCCGGGCTGGTCGAGGTGTTCCCGGAGTACATTGAGGAGCTGGATCCGGTCGGGCGCGTGCTGCTGCCGCGCGCGGACATCGCCACCCAGGTGCTGGTCGAGGGCATCGAGGCGCTGGGCTGGGAGGTCGACGACGTGGTTGCCTACCGCACCGTGCGCGCGGCCCCGCCGAGCGCGGAGATCCGCGACATGATCAAGTCCGGCGGCTTCGACGCTGTGTGCTTCACGTCCGCGTCGACGGTGCGCAACCTGGTCGGCATCGCGGGCAAGCCGCACAACCGCACGATCATCGCGTGCATCGGGCCGATGACGAAGGCCGCGGCGGAGGAGCTGGGGCTGCGCGTCGACGTGGTCCCGGAGGTCGCCGATGTGCCCTCGCTTGTCGACGCCCTCGCGGCGCACGTCGCGAAGCTCCGCGCGGCAGGGCAACTCCCGCCGCCGCGCAAGAAGCGCCGCGCGAGGAGGAAGGCGGCCGAGAAGCTGGCTGAGTCGACTGCGGCGGCTGAGGCTGCCAAGCACACGGACGGCGGCGAGCGTAGTACCTTGGGATGA
- the hemC gene encoding hydroxymethylbilane synthase, producing MTTPTLLIGTRGSLLATTQSGHVRDAMGERGFPAKLHIVTTHGDVNMAPVERIGVGVFTQALREALQAGECDIAVHSFKDLPTEPDPRFKLVVPVRADARDCLIARDGLTLSELPQGAKVGTGAPRRISQLKALRPDLEILPLRGNIDTRMGKVTSGELDAVVLAFAGLERVGRGEQATDVFDPADFLPAPAQGALAIECRVDDERACAALDSIADETAFAEAQAERVVLNRLEAGCTAPVAAHSFVTGSGELEVTGAVAALDGTTVLRATVAGPVGQAAELGEKVAAQLIADGASTLLGA from the coding sequence ATGACCACCCCCACCCTGCTGATCGGCACCCGCGGAAGCCTGCTGGCCACCACGCAGTCCGGCCACGTCCGCGACGCGATGGGGGAGAGGGGCTTCCCGGCTAAGCTGCACATCGTCACCACCCACGGCGACGTGAACATGGCCCCGGTCGAGCGCATCGGCGTGGGCGTGTTCACCCAGGCGCTGCGCGAGGCGCTGCAGGCGGGCGAGTGCGACATCGCCGTGCACTCCTTCAAGGACCTGCCCACCGAGCCTGACCCGCGCTTCAAGCTGGTCGTCCCCGTGCGCGCCGACGCCCGCGACTGCCTCATCGCCCGCGACGGGCTGACGCTGTCCGAGCTCCCGCAGGGCGCGAAGGTGGGCACCGGCGCCCCGCGCCGGATCTCCCAGCTCAAGGCGCTTCGCCCGGATCTTGAGATCCTCCCACTGCGCGGCAACATCGACACCCGCATGGGCAAGGTCACCAGCGGCGAGCTCGACGCGGTGGTGCTCGCCTTCGCCGGCCTCGAGCGCGTGGGCCGCGGGGAGCAGGCCACCGACGTCTTCGACCCGGCCGACTTCCTGCCCGCGCCCGCCCAGGGCGCGCTGGCCATCGAGTGCCGCGTCGATGACGAGCGCGCCTGCGCGGCGCTGGACTCCATAGCGGACGAGACCGCCTTCGCCGAGGCGCAGGCCGAGCGCGTGGTGCTCAACCGGCTGGAGGCGGGCTGCACCGCGCCGGTCGCGGCGCACTCGTTCGTCACCGGCTCCGGCGAGCTCGAGGTGACCGGCGCCGTGGCCGCCCTCGACGGCACCACCGTCCTGCGCGCCACCGTCGCCGGCCCGGTCGGGCAGGCCGCCGAGCTGGGCGAGAAGGTCGCCGCCCAGCTCATCGCCGATGGCGCCTCCACCCTTTTGGGGGCATAG
- the hemB gene encoding porphobilinogen synthase: protein MASNNDFGILRRPRRLRTSAVMRDFVAETSLRPADFILPMFVAEGIDAPREIPSMPGVFQHTIPSLIAAAREARDLGIRCIDLFGVPLDENKDATGSQAWDPEGILNKGLAALRAEFGDSLLIMADTCLDEFTDHGHCGVVSINSRGVAVVDNDATLPLYQKMAVSQATAGAHIVSPSGMMDGQILAIREALDEAGYQDVAIMAYSAKYASAFYGPFRDAVGSSLEGDRRTYQQDPANLRESLLEVELDVEEGADFVMVKPAMPYLDVLSEVAHESPVPVAAYQVSGEYAMLQAAAAQGWLDLDAVMMESLTAIKRAGADQILTYFAVEAAKKLQGK, encoded by the coding sequence ATGGCTTCGAACAATGACTTTGGTATCCTGCGCCGCCCGCGTCGGCTGCGCACGTCCGCGGTGATGCGCGACTTCGTCGCCGAGACGAGCCTGCGCCCGGCGGACTTCATCCTGCCGATGTTTGTTGCCGAGGGCATCGACGCCCCGCGCGAGATCCCCTCCATGCCGGGAGTTTTCCAGCACACCATTCCCTCGCTCATCGCGGCCGCCCGCGAGGCCCGCGACCTGGGCATTCGCTGCATCGACCTGTTCGGCGTCCCGCTGGATGAGAATAAGGACGCCACCGGCTCCCAGGCGTGGGACCCGGAGGGCATTCTCAACAAGGGCCTGGCGGCCCTGCGCGCCGAGTTCGGCGACAGCCTGCTCATCATGGCGGACACCTGCCTGGACGAGTTCACCGACCACGGCCACTGCGGCGTGGTGAGCATCAACTCCCGCGGCGTGGCCGTGGTGGACAACGACGCAACCCTGCCGCTGTACCAGAAGATGGCCGTGTCCCAGGCCACGGCGGGTGCGCACATCGTGAGCCCCTCCGGCATGATGGACGGCCAGATCCTGGCCATCCGCGAGGCCCTCGACGAGGCCGGCTACCAGGATGTGGCCATCATGGCCTACTCCGCGAAGTACGCCTCTGCCTTCTATGGACCCTTCCGCGACGCGGTTGGTTCCTCCCTCGAGGGAGATCGCCGCACCTACCAGCAGGACCCGGCGAACCTGCGCGAGTCCCTGCTCGAGGTGGAGCTCGACGTGGAGGAGGGAGCGGACTTCGTCATGGTCAAGCCCGCCATGCCGTACCTCGACGTCCTCAGCGAGGTCGCCCACGAGTCGCCGGTGCCGGTCGCGGCCTACCAGGTCTCCGGCGAGTACGCGATGCTTCAGGCCGCGGCCGCCCAGGGCTGGCTCGACCTGGACGCGGTCATGATGGAGTCGCTGACCGCCATCAAGCGCGCGGGCGCGGATCAGATCCTCACCTACTTCGCGGTCGAGGCC